A DNA window from Paraclostridium bifermentans contains the following coding sequences:
- the ruvC gene encoding crossover junction endodeoxyribonuclease RuvC, with translation MIILGIDPGIAIVGYGIIEYKNNKFRVIDYGAVTTPAHMDILRRLELVYKGIDMLIKNYNIDEVGIEELFFNKNVKTAITVAQARGVTMLACAHNNIPVYEYTPLQVKQGVVGYGRAQKAQVQQMVKSFLNLKAIPKPDDVADALAVAICHCHSNKLEKTLKNIGGQYV, from the coding sequence ATGATTATTTTAGGTATAGATCCAGGAATTGCTATTGTTGGTTATGGAATTATAGAATATAAAAATAATAAGTTCAGAGTTATTGATTATGGAGCGGTTACTACTCCAGCACACATGGATATATTAAGAAGATTAGAGCTTGTATATAAAGGAATAGACATGCTTATAAAAAATTATAATATTGACGAAGTTGGAATTGAAGAGTTGTTCTTTAATAAAAATGTAAAAACAGCTATAACTGTAGCACAAGCGAGAGGAGTTACAATGCTTGCATGTGCACATAATAACATACCTGTATATGAATATACACCTCTTCAAGTTAAACAAGGAGTAGTTGGATATGGTAGAGCTCAGAAAGCTCAAGTTCAACAAATGGTTAAGTCATTTTTAAATTTAAAGGCGATACCAAAACCAGATGATGTAGCAGATGCATTAGCAGTTGCAATATGTCATTGTCATTCAAATAAATTAGAAAAAACACTAAAGAACATAGGGGGGCAATATGTATAG
- a CDS encoding DUF1540 domain-containing protein: MDKIKCSVNNCSHNSKGLCYADRVNIQGSSAQTKEHTACASFLENAVYSELTNNTNDKGACSCLFCKVNTCSHNSNNLCTLESIDVCPDTGRPNLYSETSCSSFKCK, from the coding sequence ATGGATAAAATTAAATGTAGCGTTAACAACTGTTCTCACAATAGTAAAGGTTTATGTTATGCGGATAGAGTTAATATTCAAGGAAGTTCAGCTCAAACAAAAGAACATACAGCATGCGCATCATTTTTAGAAAATGCAGTTTATAGTGAGCTTACTAACAATACTAACGATAAAGGAGCTTGCTCTTGCCTTTTCTGTAAAGTAAATACTTGTTCACATAATTCTAACAACCTGTGTACTTTAGAATCTATCGATGTCTGTCCTGACACTGGTAGACCTAACCTTTACTCTGAAACAAGTTGTTCAAGTTTTAAATGTAAATAA
- a CDS encoding YebC/PmpR family DNA-binding transcriptional regulator, with protein sequence MGRIGNIINKKGKQDAKRAKIFTKHARAIAVAAKEGGGNPEYNATLKAAIDKAKADNMPNDNIDRAIAKGAGGGANENFETIVYEGYGPGGVAVIVETLTDNKNRTAGNVRYYFDKNGGNLGTSGCVSFMFDKKGQILIEATDDVSEEELMDIALEAGAEDLIVEEDGFEVVTSPEDFQAVRDELEGKGYNFISAEVKLLPQTTTKLTEEEQLKFMNRLVDMLEDDDDVQSIAHNWEIEE encoded by the coding sequence ATGGGACGTATAGGAAACATAATCAACAAAAAAGGTAAACAAGACGCTAAGAGAGCAAAAATATTTACAAAACATGCAAGAGCTATAGCAGTTGCAGCTAAAGAAGGTGGAGGAAATCCAGAATACAATGCAACACTAAAAGCAGCAATAGATAAAGCTAAAGCAGACAATATGCCTAATGATAATATAGATAGAGCTATAGCTAAAGGTGCTGGTGGTGGAGCCAACGAAAACTTTGAAACTATAGTTTATGAAGGGTACGGACCAGGAGGAGTTGCAGTAATAGTAGAAACTTTAACTGACAATAAAAACAGAACAGCAGGAAATGTTAGATACTATTTCGATAAAAATGGTGGAAACTTAGGAACTAGTGGATGCGTTTCATTTATGTTTGATAAAAAAGGTCAAATATTAATAGAAGCAACTGATGATGTATCTGAAGAAGAGTTAATGGATATAGCATTAGAAGCTGGAGCTGAAGATTTAATAGTTGAAGAAGATGGATTTGAAGTAGTAACTTCTCCAGAAGATTTCCAAGCTGTTAGAGACGAATTAGAAGGTAAAGGATATAACTTTATATCTGCAGAAGTTAAATTATTACCACAAACAACTACTAAATTAACAGAAGAAGAACAATTAAAGTTCATGAATAGATTAGTAGACATGCTAGAAGATGATGATGATGTTCAATCTATAGCTCATAACTGGGAAATAGAAGAATAA